A single genomic interval of Rhizobium leguminosarum bv. trifolii WSM1325 harbors:
- a CDS encoding major facilitator superfamily MFS_1 (PFAM: major facilitator superfamily MFS_1~KEGG: rec:RHECIAT_CH0001227 putative transporter protein), with amino-acid sequence MSNIDQTATIPNASSLFRLFAPEHLPATLMLAGGVTLYAVETYIMATIAPSIVRDIGGLALFSWVTSLFVAAAVLGSIFVAMRPRGIGLRSVYMVAALVFGVGSLVAAAAPSMPVVLIGRAVQGLGTGALAAIGYAFIRFVYPEPLWPKASTLYAAIWGVATVIGPTFGGFFSSGQAWRYAFIVLVPLGLLMAFLAPRLLPEVEDDREQVKTPIAQIGLLLAAVLMVSTAGAIETTATKVALIAASVIAVAGMIFIESRSPNRLLPSGAVSLSQPISRVYLAMLAMTVVLVSDVFIPYFLQTLHGVAPLASGYLVALVALGWTFAAFLSGSLTGRRAYAAIVIGALIEAAATACLAVFLAKDNPEGHMLLIVPAAIGMFMMGFGIGLGWAHLVAMVLRLVADNEKDKASAAIPTMSSLGGAFGAAFAGVIANGAGLVHPGGISGALSAAHWLYLLMAVPGVLAVAVSLTLPRRASDRTH; translated from the coding sequence ATGTCGAATATCGACCAGACTGCAACCATCCCCAACGCTAGCTCCCTCTTCCGCCTCTTTGCGCCCGAGCACCTGCCGGCAACCTTGATGCTGGCAGGCGGCGTGACGCTTTATGCGGTGGAGACTTACATCATGGCGACGATCGCGCCCTCGATCGTGCGCGATATCGGCGGCCTCGCGTTGTTTTCCTGGGTCACCAGCCTGTTCGTCGCCGCGGCCGTACTCGGCTCGATCTTTGTCGCCATGCGGCCGCGCGGCATCGGGCTTCGATCCGTCTATATGGTCGCGGCGCTGGTCTTCGGCGTCGGCAGCCTGGTTGCCGCAGCCGCACCGTCGATGCCAGTGGTGCTGATCGGACGTGCGGTGCAGGGTCTCGGAACAGGCGCACTTGCCGCGATCGGCTATGCCTTTATCCGCTTCGTTTATCCCGAGCCGCTATGGCCAAAAGCCTCGACGCTCTATGCGGCGATCTGGGGTGTGGCGACAGTCATCGGGCCGACGTTCGGCGGCTTCTTTTCATCCGGCCAAGCCTGGCGCTACGCATTCATCGTGCTCGTGCCGCTCGGCCTGCTGATGGCCTTCCTGGCGCCGCGGCTGTTGCCAGAGGTCGAGGACGACCGCGAGCAGGTAAAGACGCCGATTGCCCAGATCGGGCTGCTGCTTGCCGCCGTCCTGATGGTCAGCACGGCCGGCGCGATCGAGACGACAGCCACGAAGGTCGCGCTGATCGCCGCTTCGGTCATCGCGGTCGCCGGCATGATCTTCATCGAGAGCCGAAGCCCGAACCGCCTGCTGCCCTCTGGCGCCGTCAGCCTTTCCCAGCCGATTTCCCGGGTCTACCTGGCGATGCTCGCCATGACCGTCGTTCTCGTCAGCGACGTCTTCATTCCCTATTTCCTGCAGACCCTGCATGGCGTGGCTCCACTCGCATCGGGTTATCTGGTGGCGCTGGTTGCCCTCGGATGGACGTTTGCGGCCTTCCTCAGCGGCTCGCTGACCGGCAGGCGGGCGTACGCGGCAATCGTCATTGGCGCCCTCATCGAGGCGGCGGCGACCGCTTGCCTCGCCGTCTTCCTCGCCAAGGACAATCCCGAGGGGCATATGCTCCTCATCGTGCCGGCGGCGATCGGCATGTTCATGATGGGCTTCGGCATCGGTCTCGGCTGGGCGCATCTCGTCGCCATGGTTTTGAGGCTCGTCGCCGACAACGAGAAAGACAAGGCTTCTGCCGCGATCCCAACAATGAGTTCGCTCGGTGGGGCGTTCGGGGCCGCCTTTGCCGGCGTCATCGCCAATGGCGCCGGCCTCGTTCATCCCGGCGGCATATCAGGCGCGCTTTCGGCAGCGCACTGGCTCTATCTGCTGATGGCGGTGCCAGGTGTTCTCGCCGTCGCGGTGTCGCTGACATTACCGCGCCGCGCGTCCGATAGGACGCACTAA
- a CDS encoding putative transcriptional regulator (KEGG: rec:RHECIAT_CH0001228 putative transcriptional regulator protein): MRQSPANRILILIKTDGPQLAAAIGDALGISGEAARQQLSKMAEEGLVEPVTVAAAGRGRPRQLWHLTASGNRQFPDGHAELTANLLGTLVEQLGPAALDTVIAAREAETLQRYRQELSKAHDLAARVEALAGIRTREGYMADCWRQADGSFMLVENHCPICAAATACAGFCRSELETFRAVLSAEVERSEHILAGARRCAYRITPH, from the coding sequence ATGCGCCAGTCCCCAGCCAACCGGATCCTGATCCTGATAAAGACCGACGGCCCGCAGCTCGCCGCCGCGATCGGCGATGCGCTCGGCATATCGGGCGAGGCCGCCCGCCAGCAGCTGTCGAAGATGGCGGAGGAGGGGCTGGTGGAACCGGTCACCGTTGCCGCCGCGGGCAGGGGCCGGCCGCGCCAGCTCTGGCACCTGACGGCGAGCGGCAACCGCCAGTTCCCGGATGGCCATGCCGAGCTGACGGCAAACCTCCTTGGTACGCTCGTCGAACAGCTCGGCCCCGCAGCCCTCGATACGGTCATTGCCGCCCGCGAGGCCGAGACGCTGCAGCGTTATCGGCAGGAACTCAGCAAGGCGCATGACCTTGCCGCGCGCGTCGAGGCCCTTGCCGGCATCCGCACCCGCGAGGGCTATATGGCCGATTGTTGGAGGCAAGCGGACGGCTCCTTCATGCTGGTCGAAAACCACTGCCCGATCTGTGCGGCCGCCACCGCCTGCGCCGGCTTCTGCCGCTCCGAACTCGAAACCTTCCGCGCCGTCCTCAGCGCCGAGGTCGAACGCAGCGAACACATCCTCGCCGGCGCCCGCCGCTGCGCCTATCGCATCACGCCGCATTGA